The following nucleotide sequence is from Paenibacillus andongensis.
TGGTGTGATACCCTACAGTTTGTTCTTGGAAAACAAATAATCGAAGTGTTTGCTGATCTAAAGACAATTCATCCGACTAGGAAGAAGCCAATAACAAGTAGTACCACCTATGCGAAGGATGAGGATAGTGAGTACGAAGTTATAGATGTTAGCACGGAAGACTGTGGTTCGGTTTTAGTCCATTTTGAAGATGGAATAACAGGTGTATTTACCGTGTCCCAAGTAAGTGCCGGACGTAAAAATAAATTGCACTTTGAAATTTCAGCGTATGAATCAAGTTTATATTGGGACCAAGAGAATTCGAATCGATTATGGGAAGGCAAAAGGAACAGGCCTAATATAGAGATTTTACGTGATCCTTCGTTACTCTTACCTCAAGCCGCTGAGTTAGCTCATTTCCCAGGCGGACATCAAGAAGGATGGCCTGATGGATTCAAGAATCTGCTTATCGATTTCTATAATGAAGTTAAAAGGAAGAGAAGACAGCAGCATATCCAAGGAAATCCGCTATTTGCTTCTATTGCAGACGGACATCAGATCATGAAAATTATTGATGCTGTTTTGGAAAGCCATCGTACCAAAACTTGGGTGAAGATTGATAATTTTGATTAAGAGTAGGACTAGTTGAGAGGAGTTTAATAATTATGGGCAGTACACGCAAAATTAAAATCGGTGTCATCGGCGCAGGCAATATTGGTAATGTTCATATCAACGAATTCTTGAAGCTACCAGATGAGTGTGAAATTACAACCATTACGGATACGTATTTACCATTGGCAGAATCCCGAGCGCAAGAGCATGGAATTGGAAATGTTGCTAAAAGTCCGGAAGAGCTCATCGAAAGCATGGAAGTCGATGCGGTTATCATCGCCACACCGAATCAGTTCCATGCTCCATTGGCCATTCAGGCTATCGAGGCAGGAAAACATGTTTTACTGGAAAAGCCGATGGGTCTAAATCCTGAGAGCGCTCGTTATATTTTAGAGGTGAGCAATAAGTCAGACAACATTCTCATGGTAGCCCACCAAAGACGCTGGCAGTCAATTCCATTACAGATTAGAGAGCAGGTAGAAAGAGGCGAATTGGGGCGCATTTATACTGCAAAAGCTGGCTGGTTCCGGCGTAAAGGAATTCCAGGTTGGGGAACATGGTTTACACGTATGGACCAAGCCGGTGGAGGGCCTTTAATCGATATTGGTGTGCACATGTTAGATCTAGCGCTCTATCTTATGGGCAATCCGAAGCCGGTAACCGTATTTGGCTCAACATACGCGGAATTCGGACCTCAAAAGAAAGGGATTGGTAAATGGGGTAAGCCTAATTGGGATGGTGTTTTTGATGTGGAAGATTTGGCTACAGCATTGATCAAAATGGAGGATGGCAGCACTTTATCGCTCGATGTGAGTTGGGCAGCACATTTGGATACGGATAACCAACCATTCATTCATCTAATGGGTACAGAAGGTGGTGCAAGCTATAGAGGACCACATGGAAAGCTGTTTACAGAGAAGTTTGACCGACCAATCGATTTGGACCTATATACACCTGAGAACGATGAAGGTGATCGGATTCGGATGTGCCGTCACTTCTTGTCATGTATACGGGAAGGGAAAGAGCCAATTTGCTCTGCATTGAGTGGTTTCACGAATAACTTGGTACTGGATGCGATCTATGAATCTTCCCGTACGGGACATGAAGTCAAGCTTAAATGGAGTTAAGGCTCTAACTATATCAAGAAATAATTAGTTTTAATGACTTATTGCGCTCGCGATCTATTTTAAGTAGGTTATTTAAATTAGTGGAAACAAGAGTTGAATAATAAAAACTAGGCTGCCAGCGGATATTCTTTCTGAGGGCAGCCTTTGCTCACCTAGACGGCAGAAGAGTTGAATAGAAGGGTTTTCATATTCAAGGTATTTTCTTGTCGTGAATTTATCCGTCCCAATTCTCGTAATTGACAATCCGGTTCGTAAACCGATAGCTTGAATAGGGCTTCCTCTGCGCCCCTGCACAATTGCGACATATTTGTGTTCTAATATGTCGCTCTGAACGATTCATGGAGCTTCTCCTACTCGATATAATAATTACTATAACGAGCAGATTAGGAGAGTAATAGCATGATAAAAGCATCGGGAAGCGCACGAATGTACGAAAAAGGAAATTACGCTAACACCTATAAAGAAGTGCCAACAATAAATCCCGGATTAGCGTGGCGGGAAGGCATGATTAGCGGAAATGGCGAAAACGGGTATATCACGTCAGGTTCGCCGTATACGGACAGTTTTATTTTTCAATATATGTGGTATAACTATCCATCCCGAGATCCAAGAGTGATCCCGGAAGAATTAACAGGGCAGCTTGCCGATGCCAGATGGAATGTTTTTCATCTGAATGATCAATGGAAGGTTACTTTTTCGGACGGTAAAACGAGGGAAAGAACCTTTTTTTACAGCTACCATCCGGGACACCAGCTCAGATTGAGCTTGACGGATAAGGGAACCGTGTCCGGTTATGAAAGATGGACGAATTATGAGACGGCGGAAACTGGTGTGCGTTACACCGATGAATTCGGTGAGTGGATTCGAACCTCGTTTACATCGAGAGAAGACAATGTCTCAATTACGAAGATTGAACAATCCTCAGCCGGCGCAAAGATCAACATGATTATCTCCATTGACGACATCTCGGGTATGTACAAAGCGCGGGATGGCGCGTCAGAGATTTCGGCACTCCAATACAAAAAGCTGGTGGACCCGGATGCGGAATATATCGCACAGGTTGCCCATTACCCGTCCTATCCGGGCAGCGAGTTGATCGATGGGGGGTACGCCGGCCTAACTCAGGTTATTGTCGTTAATGGAACCAAGAAGAGAGTAGTGCTTGCTGACACGAACGAACCGATAAATGTTGGAACTGAGCGGAATCCTGCGATTCAAGTAATCGAAGCCGATGCCGTATATTTAATAACGGAATCGAACAGGACTTTTGATATGAGCAAAATCGAAGATTTTGCCGCTATGACGCGATACGCTTTAGTCGACAAGCTTTTCAAAAATACGAATGCGATAGCGGAAAAATATAAAGATCCCGACGGTAATTTCGATTATAACGCCGCCCTTGCGCCGCACGCTCAAAAACACTCCGCAGAATATAACGCTGTTTGTTTCACGCTTAAAGGCGACGAGGATGACAAGAGCGCAGACAATGTAACGCTAATCAACACACAAAAGGCATCCAAAACCAGAATCAATCATGCTTTTATGGAACAGGTGTACAAACAGGGACGATATGCCTTGATTTGCTGCAGCGGTTCAAGCGCACCACGCTTGTATGGAATGTGGACCGGGGAGTGGAATCCCGGCTGGCGCGCTATCTATACTCTAGACGCCAACGTGAATTTGCAGGTTTCCCCCATGAATACTAGCCACTTAACGCAAGCGCAGCTTGGGTATATCTCATTCTTCTTGAGAAATGCACCCGACTTCGAATACAATGCGCGAATGGCTTACGGGATGCATGATGCACTGCAGGTATCAGTAAACTCGGATATCGATCGCGGAATGCATGTGGAGTACGACAATGATTATCCATTTCAATACTGGAATGCTGGGGCAAGCTGGTGTTTGCTTCCCATTTTCGAGTATTGGCAGTGTTACGGCAACCGTCAGATTCCAATCCATGACAACATGAGAATCCATGATCTGAAACCGCTTCTCAGTGTAAAGGACGGTGGGCTGACGGATAAAGAATTCGGTCAATTAATCGAAAAGGGATATTTGGATCTGGAAAAGGATATTTTGCTTCCGCTGCTGACAAAGCAGGCTAATTTCTGGGAGCAGCTATGTACGCCGGAATATTATACGGATAAAAACGGTAATGCTTGCTATGAGAAAGGGAAGACAGCGCTAAATCCAGGCGAGAAATATATGTTGATCCCTACCTATTCGCCGGAGAATAACCCAATCGGTTACAACAGTACGATTACGGCAAATGCCACAATGGATATTTCGGCGGCGCGAGATGGTCTGTATATGGTCATTACCATGGAGAAAGCAATAAAGCGCGACGGATATGAAGACGCAGTTGCCAAATGGGAAGCGTTGCTGGCGCTGTTGCCGGATTATAAAGTCGATAAGGACGGCGCATTACGCGAATGGGCGATGAATGAATACACCGAAAATAACAATCACCGCCATTTGAGCCATCTCTACCTGGCATGGCCTGCGTATGAAACGCAGAACAATATGGATTTGATGAAAGCTGCCAATATCGCTGTTGAGAACAGAAATGAATATAATACAGGGGACGCGACAGCGGGGCACGGCTGGATGCACAAGGCTCTTGTTTACGCGAGGTTAAAAAACGGGGACGGGGTCGTCTCTTCACTTCTGCCGATGATGGCAGATTCCGGTTACTACACTTCCTTAATGACGGACCATGACACAAACAGAAGAAGCGATTGCTATTGCACGGATACGTTATTCGGTACTGTGGGAGCGGTAAATGAAGCGCTGCTATTTTCCAATACAGGTGAAATTGAAGTCCTTCCGGCGCTGCCTTCCGGATGGAAATCGGGGTCCATAAACGGATTGATGGCAAGGGCTCGATTGGAAATTAAAGAGTTAATATGGGACACCAACGTTGTACGTGTTACATTAAAATCAGTTGTAGATCATAATGAAATCAAATTAAAAGCAGGCATTCCGTGGATAAAAGCCATGGTTAACGCCCAAGAAACAAAGGCTCTTTGCGATGAATATGGTAAACATATTCGCTTAACGCTGCATTCCGGTTTAGACGTTACAGTTGAATTTATTTTGTCCGATAGTTGTGATGTTCAAGGTAGATAATTTTTGAATGAGGTGTACCAGGACGTTCCAAAAACAGCAAAGGCAGATCGAGGCTATGTTGAAATCATGTAAATAATTCAGGATAGCCTCGGTTTGTAATGTGTCTTCATTGGGATTTCACATTGAGATCAGAGGGCTTGCGTAAGGAGCGATATTCCCCTGCCGAGATATTGTAGTATTTCTTAAAGGCGGCACAAAAATGTTCCAGTGAAGAAAAACCGACATGTCGCGCTATTTCGCTAATGGACATTGAGGTCGTAGTAAGAAGGTGAACGGCAGCCGACATTCTTGCCTGGGTCTTTTTTTGCGTAAACGATATGCCAAAATACTGCCCGATTGTTCTCTCCGCCTGTCTGACGCTTAGCCCCAGTTTTTGAGCGAGCTTCTGTATAGTTAAATCTTGAAAGTT
It contains:
- a CDS encoding Gfo/Idh/MocA family protein; this translates as METIKVGIIGTGFSANFHIESLRRIPGVEIVAIAGSTQEKANCVANIYGIPLAYGSYEEMLSNPLIEVIHNCTPNFLHFDINKSAILAGKDLMSEKPLAMNSSESAELVALVEKNEIINGICFNYRHFPMVMQAKQMVQDTICGQVHLVTGGYLQDWLLYDTDYSWRLEPGKSGPSRAIADIGSHWCDTLQFVLGKQIIEVFADLKTIHPTRKKPITSSTTYAKDEDSEYEVIDVSTEDCGSVLVHFEDGITGVFTVSQVSAGRKNKLHFEISAYESSLYWDQENSNRLWEGKRNRPNIEILRDPSLLLPQAAELAHFPGGHQEGWPDGFKNLLIDFYNEVKRKRRQQHIQGNPLFASIADGHQIMKIIDAVLESHRTKTWVKIDNFD
- a CDS encoding glycoside hydrolase family 95 protein, which codes for MIKASGSARMYEKGNYANTYKEVPTINPGLAWREGMISGNGENGYITSGSPYTDSFIFQYMWYNYPSRDPRVIPEELTGQLADARWNVFHLNDQWKVTFSDGKTRERTFFYSYHPGHQLRLSLTDKGTVSGYERWTNYETAETGVRYTDEFGEWIRTSFTSREDNVSITKIEQSSAGAKINMIISIDDISGMYKARDGASEISALQYKKLVDPDAEYIAQVAHYPSYPGSELIDGGYAGLTQVIVVNGTKKRVVLADTNEPINVGTERNPAIQVIEADAVYLITESNRTFDMSKIEDFAAMTRYALVDKLFKNTNAIAEKYKDPDGNFDYNAALAPHAQKHSAEYNAVCFTLKGDEDDKSADNVTLINTQKASKTRINHAFMEQVYKQGRYALICCSGSSAPRLYGMWTGEWNPGWRAIYTLDANVNLQVSPMNTSHLTQAQLGYISFFLRNAPDFEYNARMAYGMHDALQVSVNSDIDRGMHVEYDNDYPFQYWNAGASWCLLPIFEYWQCYGNRQIPIHDNMRIHDLKPLLSVKDGGLTDKEFGQLIEKGYLDLEKDILLPLLTKQANFWEQLCTPEYYTDKNGNACYEKGKTALNPGEKYMLIPTYSPENNPIGYNSTITANATMDISAARDGLYMVITMEKAIKRDGYEDAVAKWEALLALLPDYKVDKDGALREWAMNEYTENNNHRHLSHLYLAWPAYETQNNMDLMKAANIAVENRNEYNTGDATAGHGWMHKALVYARLKNGDGVVSSLLPMMADSGYYTSLMTDHDTNRRSDCYCTDTLFGTVGAVNEALLFSNTGEIEVLPALPSGWKSGSINGLMARARLEIKELIWDTNVVRVTLKSVVDHNEIKLKAGIPWIKAMVNAQETKALCDEYGKHIRLTLHSGLDVTVEFILSDSCDVQGR
- a CDS encoding Gfo/Idh/MocA family protein, coding for MGSTRKIKIGVIGAGNIGNVHINEFLKLPDECEITTITDTYLPLAESRAQEHGIGNVAKSPEELIESMEVDAVIIATPNQFHAPLAIQAIEAGKHVLLEKPMGLNPESARYILEVSNKSDNILMVAHQRRWQSIPLQIREQVERGELGRIYTAKAGWFRRKGIPGWGTWFTRMDQAGGGPLIDIGVHMLDLALYLMGNPKPVTVFGSTYAEFGPQKKGIGKWGKPNWDGVFDVEDLATALIKMEDGSTLSLDVSWAAHLDTDNQPFIHLMGTEGGASYRGPHGKLFTEKFDRPIDLDLYTPENDEGDRIRMCRHFLSCIREGKEPICSALSGFTNNLVLDAIYESSRTGHEVKLKWS